A portion of the Paenibacillus hamazuiensis genome contains these proteins:
- the fusA gene encoding elongation factor G has product MAREFSLKDTRNIGIMAHIDAGKTTTTERILFYTGRVHKIGEVHEGAATMDWMEQEQERGITITSAATTAQWKGHRINIIDTPGHVDFTVEVERSLRVLDGAVGVFSAKEGVEPQSETVWRQADRYGVPRIAYVNKMDIIGADFLGAVQQMREKLGANAVPIQLPIGAEADFHGIIDLVEQVAYMYKDDLGKDIEKVEVPADYKDKVEELRLELIEKVAELDEELTMKYLEGEELTVEEIKAALRKGVCEVKIFPVICGSSYKNKGVQLMLDAVVDYLPAPVDVPDIKGTLEDGTEVTRKSADDQPFAALAFKIMTDPFVGKLTFFRVYSGVLNSGSYVLNATKGKRERIGRILQMHANSRQEITEVYAGDIAAAVGLKDTVTGDTLCDEKNPVILESMNFPEPVIQLAVEPKTKADQDKMGVALSKLSEEDPTFRAHTDEETGQTIIAGMGELHLEIIVDRMRREFKVETNVGKPQVAYRETFRQPARVEGKFVRQSGGRGQYGHCWVEFEPLEPGTGFQFESKIVGGAIPREYIAPIQAGIEESMKNGVYAGFPLVDIKATVVDGSYHDVDSSEMAFKIAGSMALKAAAEKCKPVLLEPIMKVEVTVPEEYMGDVMGDLNSRRGRIEGMDNRHGAQIIRAKVPLSEMFGYSTTLRSRTQGRGVYSMEISHYEEVPKNIAEEIVAKHKGA; this is encoded by the coding sequence TATCCTCTTCTATACGGGCCGCGTGCACAAGATCGGTGAAGTTCACGAAGGCGCGGCTACGATGGACTGGATGGAGCAGGAGCAAGAACGCGGCATCACGATTACGTCTGCCGCAACAACTGCCCAGTGGAAGGGACACCGTATCAACATCATCGATACCCCGGGTCACGTTGACTTCACCGTTGAAGTTGAACGTTCCCTTCGCGTATTGGACGGAGCTGTTGGCGTGTTCAGTGCGAAAGAGGGCGTAGAGCCGCAATCGGAAACCGTTTGGAGACAAGCGGACCGTTACGGCGTACCTCGTATCGCTTACGTTAACAAAATGGATATCATCGGTGCGGATTTCTTGGGTGCGGTTCAGCAAATGCGCGAAAAATTAGGCGCAAATGCGGTGCCGATCCAACTGCCTATCGGTGCTGAAGCCGATTTCCACGGCATCATCGATCTTGTCGAGCAAGTTGCGTACATGTACAAAGACGACCTCGGCAAAGACATCGAAAAGGTTGAAGTTCCTGCGGATTACAAAGACAAAGTCGAAGAACTCCGCCTGGAATTGATCGAAAAGGTAGCCGAGCTGGACGAAGAGCTGACTATGAAGTACCTCGAAGGTGAAGAACTCACCGTCGAAGAAATCAAAGCCGCTCTGCGCAAAGGCGTATGCGAAGTGAAAATCTTCCCGGTTATCTGCGGTTCCTCCTACAAGAACAAAGGCGTTCAGCTTATGCTTGATGCCGTTGTCGATTACTTGCCGGCTCCTGTAGACGTACCGGACATCAAAGGTACGCTCGAGGACGGTACGGAAGTAACCCGCAAATCTGCAGACGATCAACCGTTTGCGGCGCTTGCGTTCAAAATCATGACCGACCCGTTTGTCGGTAAGCTGACGTTCTTCCGCGTGTACTCCGGCGTTCTGAACTCCGGTTCCTACGTGCTGAACGCAACGAAGGGCAAACGTGAAAGAATCGGTCGTATCCTTCAGATGCACGCTAACAGCCGTCAAGAGATCACCGAAGTTTACGCAGGTGATATCGCGGCAGCTGTCGGCCTGAAAGATACGGTTACAGGCGACACGCTTTGCGATGAGAAAAACCCGGTTATTCTCGAATCGATGAACTTCCCTGAGCCGGTTATCCAGCTCGCCGTTGAGCCGAAAACGAAGGCTGACCAAGACAAGATGGGCGTTGCTTTGTCCAAGTTGTCCGAGGAAGACCCGACGTTCCGTGCGCATACGGATGAAGAGACCGGACAAACGATCATCGCCGGTATGGGTGAGCTTCACCTGGAGATCATCGTAGACCGCATGCGTCGTGAGTTTAAGGTAGAAACGAATGTAGGTAAGCCTCAAGTAGCTTACCGCGAAACGTTCCGCCAGCCAGCTCGCGTAGAAGGCAAGTTCGTTCGCCAATCCGGCGGCCGTGGTCAATACGGTCACTGTTGGGTGGAGTTCGAACCGCTTGAGCCGGGAACAGGATTCCAATTCGAGAGCAAAATCGTCGGTGGTGCGATTCCTAGAGAATACATCGCTCCGATTCAAGCCGGTATCGAGGAATCGATGAAAAACGGCGTATACGCAGGCTTCCCGCTGGTTGACATCAAAGCAACGGTTGTCGATGGATCTTACCACGACGTTGACTCCAGTGAAATGGCGTTCAAAATCGCAGGTTCGATGGCATTGAAAGCTGCTGCCGAGAAATGTAAGCCGGTACTGCTCGAGCCGATCATGAAAGTGGAAGTTACCGTACCGGAAGAGTACATGGGCGACGTTATGGGCGACCTGAACTCCCGCCGCGGACGCATTGAGGGAATGGACAACCGCCACGGTGCGCAAATCATCCGTGCGAAAGTGCCTCTTTCCGAAATGTTCGGATATTCCACAACACTGCGCTCCCGTACTCAAGGCCGCGGTGTGTATTCGATGGAAATTTCCCATTATGAAGAAGTGCCTAAAAACATTGCTGAAGAAATCGTGGCAAAACATAAGGGCGCTTAA